CAGGTAACGTAGGGCGGGGAAATGCGGCGAACGAAAGAAAGTGCGTAGCTCGTCCGGCGTGATCGTGCGGGGTCCGGGGTATTGCCGATGAGTGATCGAACCGAGTTGTATCCGGCGTAAATTTCCCAGCCGCTCACAGCTCTCAAGAATCCTGAATGGTATGGGATCGGATGTCGTGATTTCCAGTCGCCGGAGCCGCCGCGGGCTCCGAGCCCAGAATCGGGACCAGTCCTCGACGCTGCCCCGGAATTCGAGCCGCTTCAGGCGTCGGGCCCCAGCAACAAAGTTCTCAATCTCCGTGAGGTGCAATACGGACTGACCCGACACGATCGGGCCGAAGGCGAAATGACGGAGTGCCGGAAGCCACGGCGCGCGGACAAGGGGGATGAATGCCGGACTGCGAGGCGTCGCCGCGGGCGGCCCCGGCCTGGTCTGCATGACCGTGAACCGTTGAAGAGCCCGCGCCACCGGGCACGCCGCCAGCGCGGCCGCAAGATCCGCTCGCAGAACATTCACGTCGACGTTGTACAGCCAACCCCGCTTCCACGTGACTTCCACGTTGCGGCTCGCCACCATTGCGCCGACCGACGATCCGGTGGGCGGATCGATAAACTTGGCCAGCGGCCCGAGCCATTCGGCTTCGTATCGCTGACGGAGGGCGAACGCCTCCTGTTCCAGCGCCCGCAGGCGGTCGGCCGGCTGGTCGCGGTCCTCGCAAGCGAGGGCGAGCCGAATGTAGTCGCCGCGGGGGTCGCCTTCCTCCATGAGCAGGTCGGCGTAGGCCGAATGCCGGACCACGTCGTTCGGCCGGGCCGCCAGAGCGGCTTCCAGGGCTTCGCGGGTGGACGACATCGGCTCACCCCTTTTGCACGCGGCTGTCCGGGCGACGGTTATTCTACCGTACTTGGACAGCCGTTTACCCCACTTCCGGCCGCAGTAGCGGGAAGAGGATCACGTCGCGGATCGTCTGGGTGTTGGTCAACAGCATCACGAGGCGGTCGATGCCGATGCCGAGGCCGCCGGCCGGGGGCATGCCGTGGCGGAGGGCGCGGATGAAGTCGTCGTCCATCTTCGCCATCGAGTCGTCCGCCGCGAGGCCGACCAGTTGCCGGCGGAACGTCGCCTCCTGCGTGACCGGGTCGTTCAGTTCGGTGTACGCGTTCGCCAGTTCCATCCCGTGGACGTACAGCTCGAACCGC
The Fimbriiglobus ruber genome window above contains:
- a CDS encoding TIGR02996 domain-containing protein; this translates as MSSTREALEAALAARPNDVVRHSAYADLLMEEGDPRGDYIRLALACEDRDQPADRLRALEQEAFALRQRYEAEWLGPLAKFIDPPTGSSVGAMVASRNVEVTWKRGWLYNVDVNVLRADLAAALAACPVARALQRFTVMQTRPGPPAATPRSPAFIPLVRAPWLPALRHFAFGPIVSGQSVLHLTEIENFVAGARRLKRLEFRGSVEDWSRFWARSPRRLRRLEITTSDPIPFRILESCERLGNLRRIQLGSITHRQYPGPRTITPDELRTFFRSPHFPALRYLTLRLPQFGDVGIDELIASGLIDRLRGLDLTGCGITDDGAQELAVCPAVSRLKYLRVDDNQLSPVGIDALAGVGVTVTRSAFGWHVPDDAGLEE